The Cryptomeria japonica chromosome 2, Sugi_1.0, whole genome shotgun sequence region TCATGTGCTCCAATAGCAAAGAGCTAAACAATTTTTGGGTTTGATACAAACTgccaatttatttttatttttacctaAATGACCACTAGTAAGTGAAATGACAAGTAACTTTCCACTATACAGGCACAAGGGTACATATACTACATAGGTGCATTGATGATGACCAGATGTGTGTAATGCCTAACAAAGTTTGTAAGTTGACCAACAATACACACAATTGAGACATGGGACTCCAATTGTGCAAATTATTTTTATCTAAGTATGTTAACTACAATATTACTTCATGCTCTCAATAAATAACTTTAAAATTACCTTGAATTAATATTTTTCAGTTTTCCTCATTTCAATCCTCTAATGACATCCATGTATGGGACGGTTCCCACTCCTTTCAAAGGAGAAATCAAAACTTCTCATACTGATTGTGAAAAAACTTACAATTATTAAAGAAAATGAGTATATGAATGACTGGGGGTAGAtgaaggattaggattatggattggAAGATAGTGGGAGTGGATTTGGAATAGGGGTGAAGGTGATGTTCTTGTTGTATACAAAAGGAGGTGTGGATGTTGGATAAAAGTGGGGTGTAAATGAGGAAGATAATGGATCTCCCATGTCAAAGGTAGAATAAGCATTACTAGTGAGTATGCATTGAGGCATGATCATAAATTGAGGGACTTTGATGGAGAGGTTTTAGTCTAAGTCATGTGCTCCATTAATAGCAAAGAGCTAAACAATTTTTGGGTTTGATACAaactgccaatttttttttttttttactaaatgACCACTAGTAAGTGGAACGACAAGTGATTTCAAACTATATAAGCACAAGGGTACATATATTGCATAGGTGCATTGATGATGACCAATTGTGTGTAATGCCTAACAAAGTTTGTAAGTTGACCAATAATACACACAATTGAGACATGGGACTTCAGTTGTGCAAATTATTTCTATCTAAGTATGTTAACTACAATATTACTTCATGCTCTCAATAAATAACTTTGAAATTGCCTTGAATTAATATTTTACCACTTTTCCTCATTTCAATCCTCTAATGACATCCATATATGGGACAGTTCCCACTCCTTTCAAAGGAGAAACCAAAACTTCTCATACTGATCATGAAAAACCTTACAATTATTAAAGAAAATGAGTATATGAATTACTGGGGGTAGAtgaaggattaggattatggattggAAGATAGTGGGAGTGGGTTTGGAATAGGGGTGAAGGTGGTGTTCTTGTTGTATAAAGATGAAGGTGTGGATGTTGGATAAAAGTGGGGTTTAAATGAGGGAGATAATGGATCTCCCATGTCAAAGGTAGAATAAGCATTACTAGTGAGTATGCATGGAGGCATGATAAGATAGTTTGTTTGAGCCATTTCTTGGTCAAAAGGCATGGTGAATGATGAAAGCTTGAAAAAGACTTGGGGAAATATTTCTAGTAATGATGGCATCAAGGGGACCAAGTTCATACTCATTTTGATCAACAAGACTTCCATTATCATTGAAATCAGGGGGATTTTGGGGATGGTTATAATGAGGAGACTCATAAAAATAAATTGTatcgatgatgatgatttgataagttgGATGTGAATGAAATATGTTATCAGATGACTTACTAAATCTCAGATTAGGATTTAGATAAAGCTTAGATTAGGATTTAGATTAAGCTCAAATTTGGTGTTTTTGTATTGATGCTATAGTAGTTGCATGTTGTatgatggaaaaataaaaaatctattttttggatttttttgtcttTTAGAGTGAAATTAAGATTGAGGATTATCATCAATCCCCTTGGAATTGTTTCCATAGGTATGCTTTTCAAGAAAATGAAACTAGAGCTCTTGGAGTTAATTCTAACAATGTATATGATCTAGAAGTTATAACCCCATCAAATTAAGAAGTTGGTCACCTAATTTTATCTTTTCTAGCAATAAGATatcttgaaaataaataaattttgaacaCTATTATCTACATTCttctaaaattatatttaattaccaATTTGTACATTACCCTTTTAACACTACATTAACCACTTATTGCAAGCTCCCTTCAACTCTTATACTATGACATTCCACCACACAAATGATGAAAAAAAGATAGCAAGTCTATGTGATTCATTTACTTCCCCCCAAAAGTAAATCCATCCAACACAAAATCACCTTTACTATCCTATACATATAGGTAGCTCCTACTCTACCCTAATTCCCTTTTAAATCCAAACACAAAAAAATTAACTTAATATTTCTATGAAGACCACTGTATTTGCTTCCTTACCGTACATAATTTTTCCAATATtcttaaacataatttttttaatttttattttcttatatatatatatatatatatatttcaaacttTAAAGCCtctatttttttaattcatttattgATGACTTGTTATCCTCTTGGCTAAAGTATTTTGATTCAAAGTTCTAATTGTACACTTTTAATTCCTTTATTGATGACTTGTTATCCTCTTGGCTAAAGTATTTTGATTCAAAGTTCCAATTGCTTAGCTTGTACACAAGAGTGTCATTGAAAATGAACCAAATATAATGACTAAAACATTTCTGTCAAGCCAACAGAAAATTATAACGTGATTCGGTTCCAATGAGAGCAATATGAAACGACAAATGTAAATGTTTCTGTCAAGCAAACAGAAAATTCTAACGTGATTCGGTTCCAATGAGAGCAATATGAAACGACAAATGAAACATTTGACTTGCATATCATTAATCCTGATTTGTATTTAAAAACAGACATTTTACGAACTGTTTTACAGTAATGACTCGTGCTATTAAAGTGTATCACTAGAAGCTTCTTCTCTAAAAGATGAAAGAAACGGAGCTTCAGGCGAAGGTGGGGAATCAAAAGGAAAGGGAGGAGCAACCACATCCTCACCATTGCCTTCCAACATTTGAACCACTCTCCTCATCGTTGGCCGATTTATAGAATTGTGTTGGATGCACCACAATCCCACTTTTGTTAGCCGTATTGCTTTTTCATCATCTATGCACCCTCCTTCTCTTGCTACTTCTCTTACCGTCTTCTCTAACTCCCCATTTTCTATCAACTTGAATGCCCActctggaaaataaatttgactgGACCTGCTTGCCTGCAAATTAATATTCTTCCTTCCTCCAACTATCTCCAGTAACACCATTCCAAAACTGTAAATATCTGATTTATCCGTTACAGGACCCAAATTTCTGTACCAAAGCTCTGGCGCAATGTATCCTGGAGTTCCTCGGGTTGCCGTAAGTGATATGTGATAGTCTTCCTTTCCACACAATTTAGCCAGACCAAAATCTGCTACTTTGGGTGTGAAGTCGGCGTCCAATAATATATTGTGAGGTTTAATGTCGAAATGGATGATGCGTCTGTTGCAATCTTGGTGTAAGTATGCAATTCCACGAGCTGCACCCAAAGCAATTGAATACAATTGATCCCAATTGAGCATCTGTTCTTTTCCTTTTTCTGCAAATATAAATTTCTCCAGAGACCCATTTATCATGTACTCATAAACAAGTGCGCTTCGAGCTCCTTCGAAGCAATAACCCATCAGTCGAACCAAATTAGTGTGATGGATTCTTCCGATGGTGCCAACTTCATTCTTGAACTGTTCCTCACTGTGTCTTGAATGATCAAGAATTTTAACAGCCACCATATTACCGCTTGAGAGCCTTCCTTTATAAACCACACCGTAAGCACCTTCCCCCAATTTGTCTGCAAAGTTGTCGGTGATCTTTTTCAGTTGAGAATAGGAATATCTGTTGGGCATTTCATCGACATAATCATGGAGAAATTGTTCCACGTCAGAAGTAGGCCTTGAATTTCGATAACAAACTACAAGCCCTGTTACAGCTATCAGCAAGCCAGCCGTTCCAATGGCGACACCTATTACAACTCCCCTTTTACTTGTTCGGCCTGAACACATTCAAACAAGCTAAGAAAGAAAAACAtgaatttaattgaaattaaaaGGCTTATAActaggtagatgattgaatgaagAAAAGTACCTTGTGAGCACTGCTTTGAATGAGGACCATCCTGGCAATAGCAGATGAAGAAGTTCCCCGAATTGGAAAGGCTATAGCCACAAAAACCCTTACTTTTTTCACAATCTCTGCAACTCTGCTCTCGTTCTTCAGGAATAGACCATTGAACCGTTGCTGCTGGAATAGTGACCATTTTCGGAgaacatgacaaattatgatacTCTGGTGGATATGATCCATAAGGTAAACATTTCCCACCACATACATACACTTGTAGACTTGCGTTGTTCACATTGATGATATTAAAAATGCTATTGCCCGAGTCCCACGTTGCATCGATCGGATTAGAAAATGTGCAATCTTGGAAATACTTGTCATCTGTCAGCTTAAACGTCTTATTATGATAGAAAATCTGTAATATTGTGTAATTTTGTCTCCCTATTCCAATTACTGGACGTACGTTCTGCACACAGTCGAGTTGATAGCTTGGCAGACCACAACTACGGTGAGCTGTGCCGAAAGGGAACATGAAGTTTCTGCTGCCACATGTTTGATTGCTTTTGCAATATTCGTACTGCGGATCAACACATAGAGAGCATCGAAAGAAAAGAGCACAGATGGTAACGCCGACCAGAAGACTTAGAGGAAGCATTTAGAAACCTTTAGTgtaggatgaagaaaagattgaaccAGCTACTAGCTACTATTCAAGTAGTCATTACAACCAATTCAAATaaagatatttttttaataattattaatgtttTTGGATAAGATTGTGTATGAGTTTTTCATTTTATCTTAAAATATTGAAGATTATTATATCATGAATAGTGGAAACTTGATGtctattaatttttaaattgacacctattatttttaatttatttgtagaTGACTTCTGTACCTAATAATGAACATTTTTTCCGAGTGCTCACAGAAATTTGGCTAGCACGCAACAGTGGCTTTGAAAAATGAGCCAATATACGGACTAAAACCTTCCTTCCAAGCCACCATAAATTTAATGCGATTCCCTTACAGTCAAGGCATTGAATAAAAACTTCAATGATACTGCTAAAATCTCCGTTTGACGTATGCAGATCGTATGGCTTTCTCCATAATTTACgttgaaataattaaaaattctGGCTGCAGTTTCAAAACAAGCGGTTTCAAATTTGACCATTTATTTTATTCTAATAACTCGCGCTCCTAAAGTCTCTGCTGCCACATGTTTAATTACACTTCACAAGTTATTGTATGGCTGAGTTTCTTCGTACTCTCGAGTAACGAGATAAAAGGGCGCAGATAGTAACATGAGAAGAAGCATTGGAAGTTTGGGTTCTGGTTAGGGGATTATTTGCACCCGTCTCATAGTCTTATTATAAGTCAACACTTTAATAACATTAGGAGTTGAAGGGGGAGTGTCTGCAACAGGGCCCGATAGGTGGGTTTGTAGAAGCATCATAGAAAATGAAAGGAATTAAAGGAAAATATGAAATGAATTGAAGGAAAAGAAAAGTGCAAGctttatatatatgaaaatatgaaactgtacATAACCCAACCAAAGTTTTCAATTGTTCCCAAAATCTGAAGTTAACTACCCACCAACCCCCATGCTGCAGAAGGTAGCATGATGTACACTACGAAAGAACAATATAAAGTAGTTATTACAAAAATTTTGCTATATAGAATTATAAAGTAGACTATTTTAGATTGTATAAAACCCAACCAATTTAATGTGTTGGTCCCAGAAAATCTAAGTTAGCCACCTTCCAACCCTCATGCTGGCATTGGGCATGTTATACAACCATTTAAGGTATATATTTGTGAAGTACATAATTGATGTTATGTAAAATGTTGGTTGCAATGTTGAATCAAAGAATTGAGTAGTTGTTGATGTTGTATTGTACAGTATGTTGTTGCTTGGTTTTGTAGACTGAATTTAAGTCAGCATTGCGTACTTGTGAGAAATAAAATTCTATTAGAACATTGTAGGTGCATTAAATAATTGAAACTGGTAAAACTTGGAGATCGAAAATAATAGGAAATGAAGGTACTTACAATTGTTGAAACCGTGTTGGACGATATGTCTGAAAAAACTTTATGGTGGTTGTGAAATATGCAAACAAGATGAGAAGTACAAACAAAAGTTAGCATCATCGAACACAAAGGTCAAAGAGATTGAGATATCCTTGTATCATGTGTGGTTTAAAATGTTTTCTTTTTTGATGGCCTCCAAGTACAAGAACAAGAGAGAAGTTATAGTAAGATATGAGATGTTGTAATTGTAGGGAGTAAACATTAGAAGGAGGGTAAACAGAAGCAACGAGAACACTGTGAAGTGTGAGTGGACGTGATGTGCGAACTTGCATTTTTTGAATGcgaacaacaatgagaaaggaaagttCTTGCTGGGATGAAACTTTTTACATTTGTTGCTGACCCTGCAAGATGCAAGAGTTATAATGTGTGGCAATGCATGAAAGAAGATATATGCTATGCAAAAGGGTATAAACATTGTGGTTGCAGTACCCGTGTTGGATTTTTTTGCAAGTAATTTGCCTTTGTGATCTGACAAAGCTTCAATAAACgagcttcttcattctttcttgaaATGGTTGATGGACCATCTTGCAATTTGGAGTACCTCTGGTAAGTGAAAGGCGGGTGAATTTAGAGGTGTTCAATTGATTTTACTTGAGACAGTGCTATGAACGTGAGaccttgtttttttgtttttccaatGTCAATTGTAGCAAAGTCTAGTGTCAGTCCctgtgatttgtgaatagtaatacCCCATGCCATCGTTAATGGAATCTGTGTgcggtttcctctagtaattggtggaatGGGAACATGTTTTAGATTTGCAACATCCCATGATGGTCCAatgtaatgttggaagaggacaaCAACATATTTTGGTAAATCTGGTGGTTTAGAACTTGCATCATAGACAATCATTTTGATTTGTCCCAAAGAACCATTCACAAgaccaacttctatccataaatttgcaatgaGCATGACTTGctggtctatagaaagaagaatttcaaatgaGAGTTGCTCATCTTGGTGAGTTTTTTTTCTCTGTGATGTGCTATGATTGTAGTTGCACGTGTAATGGGTGagtgcaattgctttaacattttaataTTGTGTGAGTTTGAAGCTGCATTGGTTGCAAACAAATGTTTTTTTGGTCGAAGTGACTATTTTGATCGAGTTTCAAACCATGTGTTGAGTGCATCTGCAAAGTTTCTCAGTTTGATTGTAGTGGTGTTGTGTTGTGTACATTTAGCAAAAGGTCACAAAACTGAATCTATGATGGGGAGACACCTTGTTGGCGGAAATAAACATCTAAGGTGACAACATCAGTGAAGGAGTGCCATAAAGTGAGTGATGTTGAGTGGGATGCATACAATGGTTTGTCCATAATTGGGGGTAGTTGTGCAAGGTCACCAACCAACACATCTGAGAGGCCTGCAAATGGTTCATGTTGTCTAGTGGGAAATTCCTGTCGCAATTTATTATCAAACTTGATGAGTAATTATGCGCCAAAGAAACTCATTTCATCAATAAAAATGTATCGTAaatgtttgcattgctcttgaaacattaataaGGAATGCCCTGCTAAAGGACGGTATTTTTGAATAGGTATGCAGAGAGAAGCATGGATTGTTGTAGTTTGAATGTTATATGCGGATACACCTACTGGTGCAAGCACAAGCAATGGGTATTGCTTTGGATCTAAATGGAAATTTAACTTATTCTGTATAAGGTCAATAAGAAATGATTTCCCAGTACCTGTTGTGCTTTGAATGATCAATTGTACATTCAAATTTTGTGTAGCGTAGGAGGTTATAATATCAAGTGCAATTTTTTGATTTGCTGCAAGTTCAAAAGTATTAGGGTTACTTGAGTGAATGTTGGCAAGGATGCCAACTGATTGGCTTTTTTTCGTTGAAATGAATTGAGGGGCTATGCTATGAACGAATTCATTAGGTATGGATTCACTCCAATTAAAGTGGAGGTCATAATCACGCCTGCCAAACATTTGAAGAGTAGCAACATCAAAGCTGTTTGAAGCTCCTATTTGTGAGAGGAACTCCCACTTGTAAAGTTATTGATCAATAGATTGTGGAATATCTTGCACCTGTAGGTCTTCATTATTTTCAGCAGTGGAATGTTCTTCAATCCCATTAACATGCAATCGGGTGTAATGAGTGCTATCAAGTTGTTTCCAATTCAGTATAATTTCATCACTTGATGCACCTATGTGTAGAGGAATGTTACAGAAAGGCTTGTACAAAAGCAATTCACTCCAACAGAAAGATTCAAATGTATTGTCATCTTCTGTAGGCAAGGATTTGAATTGGGGGAAGACATTTACAATCACTGTTAGTTTTTTTTTCTGCCATTTACTTATTTTTTGATGTTGGTTGTATGTATATTGCTGGGCTAAATGAAGCAAAGTTACGTTTGATAAATCAAACGGTCTTCTCACGTAACTAGAAATGAAAGAAATGCACGACTGAGAAGCTTCATCATAGTTTATTATACATTGGAAGATTTTTTTGCCAACATTGAGGCTGACAAATTGACGTGTGTAGGAGATCAAGGGGAGTTTCAACAACATATGACAAGTTTCCTGAGCACTAATGTCCCTATCAACAATAATGCGGGCATCATAAATCTTTGATATGCTAACATAATTATATCTTCTATATTTGTTGATGCAACAATTCATTTTAGCATGTCGGTATAGCTCTCTGATTTGCATTCTATTTTTGATGCGTATTTACAAATATATTGGAGCACTGCCTTTTTTGAGCAGACAACTTGACAAtcaacattagccctccatatggcTAGCATGGTTGGGCTGTGAACATTGAGACGACTATCATTCCTTGTTGGTTTGTAGCATGGGCTATTATTATGGTCTATTGTCaatgttgaattttgttgttcAGTCCAAGGTGCTTTGTAATGATATTCAAGAGTTGTGCTCTTCTTTTTCAAGAAAGTAAACTCTGAACACTTTGTATGACATTGAACAACATTCACCAATTCAATGTAGTTTTTGGAAGGATCAGATCTTAAAATTGTTAACGCATGATAGcttcgataagataaatgattgaatgagagagataaaatgaagtctctcatttaatcatttatcatatcgaaaactatgataaaacctttaagcaattaattcctctttgatagccattctacatttgcatataaacaacCTATTGATAATCATATTATGTATTTTGGTTCATCGATCTaataaatcttgtatttagatatatatcgattaacataaataatgataaataaatgattaatgaaaacaccgattaatatatatCAGGTTGCATATAATATCGGGTTGCATGTATATCGGGTGACAATATAACAAAGGTCACCGATAGTTATCgatgtgttagtctacaccgatagttatcggttgttaaggctaacgcatcgataactatcggctgttagcattaAGCCAACACCGATAGACATCAGTTGTAATACTACTCCCACACCGATTGGCATTAACATtgaacatgcatttgtttagtataaacaaaaaggcacaatcaagtaatgccttgatcggtcatgaccgatcaaggcattgcttgaccgtaccCCATTTGTtacatacttatattgagtggcattcgtgagataggacatataaaatattaaatgctcctctcacctgccacaaacaagaagatagtcagatatatacattaaggcaataataaaattagttaatagaatataacttgcatattgaatgtaaattgaacatcatttacatggtatcagagctatagttaaatcgaacctgaggctgttcaattttacgtaaaattcaaatcaagtatatattcaacatcacaatcctatcaatggacaacgctatcagatttgaagacagacttgcAGGAGGTGACgacttctccgcatggaaatttagaattcaaatgattctaaaagataacaaagttgaatcatttgtaaagaatgaaactaaagaacctgagactgaacctgatcaagcaatttggagagaaggaaatgataaggctatcaaaataatagttgatggggtaaggaacaatattatgcccattataaagaaacacgaaacaaccttcaacatgttcaaagcacttgaagacgtttttgagatatccaatgccagtagaaccttggctctaaaaagagagataaatcatataaccatgataaaaggagaatcagtcaatgcctacttcatgagGATATCTACCTTAAGCGATGAACTatcaacccttggatatgagatccaaagcaaataattaaccctcattgctttagatgggttgcctggTATCTGGAAAacgttcgtccaaggcatcagtgcaagtgataactttccaaaatttgataggctaaaggctgactatctccaagaggaatcaaggaaaaataagaaagaaatcaaacaaaagaatatagatgcagatcttcaagttctaactacgaactcagacagaaaggacaagaagaagcaattcaggaagagaaaaggtcgtcacaaCAAGAACTCTTTAAAAAAGgacctctctcaaattcagtgttacacatgtgacaaatttgggcactatgttgccaaatgtccagaaagagctaaacaagccacatttgccaaaacaggaaaatcgaaaagggaagaggactccaAGAAGGATGTACTCTATTCAacactcacaaatcaagcatcaaacaaagtgaactcttGGGTGATCGACAATGGCCCATCTAGACACATCATAGGAtttagagaagtactagactccatgaaagaggagaatgatgaagaggtaaccatcggagatgactccacacaccctgtcaaaggagttggaaattgtaccatcaaactaaagtcgtgtatatcattacaacttagaggagtgctatatgttccaaGCA contains the following coding sequences:
- the LOC131045639 gene encoding rust resistance kinase Lr10; translated protein: MAHLQELLQHWGNAPCVIARVPPNSVSIDRTLPYGHQHDRSSSSRHSQTPLSQPPRRPSGGRDVAWHHRSASPPRHGSNLGWPSDVPMAFAPPATDSWWPSATTFKFPRLALAISSPRKDGSKTKKRIVKINDLFGSTIDVNLWESASKQRGHELKNMSTPAVVLILVVRNARVGYFNGKYEYCKSNQTCGSRNFMFPFGTAHRSCGLPSYQLDCVQNVRPVIGIGRQNYTILQIFYHNKTFKLTDDKYFQDCTFSNPIDATWDSGNSIFNIINVNNASLQVYVCGGKCLPYGSYPPEYHNLSCSPKMVTIPAATVQWSIPEEREQSCRDCEKSKGFCGYSLSNSGNFFICYCQDGPHSKQCSQGRTSKRGVVIGVAIGTAGLLIAVTGLVVCYRNSRPTSDVEQFLHDYVDEMPNRYSYSQLKKITDNFADKLGEGAYGVVYKGRLSSGNMVAVKILDHSRHSEEQFKNEVGTIGRIHHTNLVRLMGYCFEGARSALVYEYMINGSLEKFIFAEKGKEQMLNWDQLYSIALGAARGIAYLHQDCNRRIIHFDIKPHNILLDADFTPKVADFGLAKLCGKEDYHISLTATRGTPGYIAPELWYRNLGPVTDKSDIYSFGMVLLEIVGGRKNINLQASRSSQIYFPEWAFKLIENGELEKTVREVAREGGCIDDEKAIRLTKVGLWCIQHNSINRPTMRRVVQMLEGNGEDVVAPPFPFDSPPSPEAPFLSSFREEASSDTL